Proteins from one Palaemon carinicauda isolate YSFRI2023 chromosome 26, ASM3689809v2, whole genome shotgun sequence genomic window:
- the LOC137619995 gene encoding protein hook homolog: MDKLFEKTWPYLALTALCGVAVLREASGNHLRYIFTGVNRDGQDNVFWIEIFLLFVGLGAVLLFGLRQQKRRKTDEEEEGDLKKSIPELCVTLKEQVKDLDVIVVNMTKIQELERKLKETEDFKKKEELGNVLRFTKKQLENQALGDKIRCLEDQKNLLEKQMAAYERFKAELEEKLLQIKEENKDLKKTADEVAKRNDDLNNQVMSLTAHLTNYNCRLVQLQTDADMMHKNMCKVTEEMMKMEKHIKAQAETINRCRNDKEEMQLKVHDLQSEVRLLSQAKQNLDCQLQEKDTRLRDQNALLQERDARLQEMTKKANAIDGENNRLQNELQQLQREKELCLRDLENVKIQKKQQEETNSRLQQQISLLMRWRDGLAFGLRKTDDQLANGAP; this comes from the coding sequence atggataagttatttgaaaagacttggccttacttgGCCCTCACAGCTCTCTGCGGAGTCGCCGTGCTCCGTGAAGCCTCCGGGAATCATCTTCGGTACATCTTCACTGGAGTCAACCGTGATGGTCAGGACAACGTCTTCTGGATCGAAATTTTCCTTCTCTTTGTTGGACTTGGAGCAGTTCTTTTATTTGGTCTGAGACAACAAAAGCGACGAAagactgatgaagaagaagaaggagacttgAAGAAAAGCATTCCGGAGCTCTGTGTCACACTTAAAGAGCAAGTAAAGGATCTGGATGTGATTGTCGTTAATATGACAAAGATTCAGGAGCTGGAGCGTAAGTTAAAAGAAACAGAGGATTTTAAGAAGAAAGAAGAGTTGGGGAATGTCTTAAGATTTACAAAGAAGCAGTTGGAGAATCAGGCTTTGGGAGACAAGATCCGTTGCCTTGAGGATCAGAAGAATCTTTTGGAAAAGCAGATGGCGGCTTATGAAAGGTTTAAAGCTGAACTGGAAGAAAAgctccttcagatcaaagaagaaaacaaagacctGAAGAAAACTGCTGATGAAGTGGCTAAAAGAAATGATGACTTGAATAACCAGGTGATGAGTCTGACAGCTCACTTGACTAATTACAATTGCCGGCTCGTTCAGCTACAGACTGATGCAGATATGATGCACAAGAATATGTGTAAAGTGACTGAAGAAATGATGAAGATGGAAAAACACATCAAGGCACAAGCTGAGACAATCAACCGATGCAGGAATGACAAGGAAGAGATGCAGCTTAAAGTTCATGATCTACAAAGCGAAGTAAGACTCCTTTCTCAAGCGAAACAAAATCTGGATTGCCAGCTTCAAGAAAAAGACACCAGACTCCGGGATCAGAACGCGTTGCTGCAAGAGAGAGACGCTCGTCTTCAGGAGATGACCAAGAAAGCCAACGCCATCGATGGAGAAAATAATCGACTGCAAAATGAGCTGCAGCAGCTACAACGAGAGAAGGAACTGTGTCTCCGTGACCTTGAGAACGTCAAGATACagaagaaacaacaagaggaaacAAACTCAAGACTCCAACAACAAATCTCTCTTCTCATGAGATGGCGCGATGGTTTGGCCTTTGGCCTGAGGAAAACTGACGACCAGCTCGCCAATGGGGCTCCATAG
- the LOC137619996 gene encoding golgin subfamily A member 6-like protein 7, which produces MDNLFEKTWPYLALTALCGVAVLREASGNHLRYIFTGVNRDGQDNVFWIDKFLFFVGLGAVLLFDLRQRKRRKTDEEEEGDLKKSIPELCVTLKEQVKNLDVIVVNMTKIQELERKLKETEDYKKKEELGNILRFTKQQLENQALEDKIRCLEDQKNLLEKQMAAYERSKAELEEKLLQIKEENKDLKKYTDEVAQRNDDLNNQVMSLTAHLAMCNCRLVQLQTDADKMHKNLCKVTEEMMKMEKHIKAQAETINRCRNDKEELQLKVQDLQKEVRFLSQAKQNLDCQLQEKDTRLRDQNALLQERDARLQEMTKKANAIDGEKNRLQNELQQLQREKEQCLRDLENVKMQKKQQEETNSRLQQQISLLMRWRDGVAFGLRKTDDQLANGAP; this is translated from the coding sequence atggataatttatttgaaaagacttggccttacttgGCCCTCACAGCTCTCTGCGGAGTCGCCGTGCTCCGTGAAGCCTCCGGGAATCATCTTCGGTACATCTTCACTGGAGTCAACCGTGATGGTCAGGACAACGTCTTCTGGATCGACAAGTTCCTTTTCTTTGTTGGACTTGGAGCAGTTCTTTTATTTGATCTGAGACAACGAAAGCGACGAAagactgatgaagaagaagaaggagacttgAAGAAAAGCATTCCGGAGCTCTGTGTCACACTTAAAGAGCAAGTAAAGAATCTGGATGTGATTGTCGTTAATATGACAAAGATTCAGGAGCTGGAGCGCAAGTTGAAAGAAACAGAGGATTATAAGAAGAAAGAAGAGTTGGGGAATATCTTAAGATTTACAAAGCAGCAGTTGGAGAATCAGGCCTTGGAAGACAAGATCCGTTGCCTTGAGGATCAGAAGAATCTTTTGGAAAAGCAGATGGCGGCTTATGAAAGGTCTAAAGCTGAACTGGAAGAAAAgctccttcagatcaaagaagaaaacaaagacctGAAGAAATATACTGATGAAGTGGCCCAAAGAAATGATGACTTGAATAACCAGGTGATGAGTCTGACAGCTCACTTGGCTATGTGCAATTGCCGGCTCGTTCAGCTACAGACTGATGCAGATAAGATGCACAAGAATCTGTGTAAAGTGACTGAAGAAATGATGAAGATGGAAAAACACATCAAGGCACAAGCCGAGACAATCAACCGATGCAGGAATGACAAGGAAGAGCTGCAGCTTAAAGTTCAAGATCTACAAAAAGAAGTAAGATTCCTTTCCCAAGCGAAGCAAAATCTGGATTGCCAGCTTCAAGAAAAAGACACCAGACTCCGGGATCAAAATGCGTTGCTGCAAGAGAGAGACGCTCGTCTTCAGGAGATGACCAAGAAAGCCAACGCCATCGATGGAGAAAAAAATCGACTGCAAAATGAGCTGCAGCAGCTACAACGAGAGAAGGAACAGTGTCTCCGTGACCTTGAGAACgtcaagatgcagaagaaacaacaagaggaaacAAACTCAAGACTCCAACAACAAATCTCTCTTCTCATGAGATGGCGCGATGGTGTGGCCTTTGGCCTGAGGAAAACTGACGACCAGCTCGCCAATGGGGCTCCATAG
- the LOC137619997 gene encoding golgin subfamily A member 6-like protein 7, whose protein sequence is MDKLFEKTWPYLALTALCGVAVLREASGNHLGYIFPGVNRDGQDNVFWIDIFLLFVGLGAVLLFDLRQRKRRKTDEEEEGDLKKSIPELCVTLKEQVKDLDVIVVNMTKIQELERKLKETEDLKKKEELGNVLRFTKKQLENQALEDKIRCLEDQKNLLEKQMAAYERSKAELEEKLLQVKEENKDLKKTADEVAQRNDDLNNQVMSLTAHLAKCNCRLVQLQTDADEMHKNLCKVTEEMMKMEKHIKAQAETINRFKNDKAEMQLKLQDLQKEVRFLSQAKQNLDCQLQEKDTGLRDQNALLQERDARLQEMTKKANAIDGENNRLQDELQQLQREKEQCLRDLENVKMQKKQQEETNSRLQQQISLLMRWRDGVAFGLRKTDDQLANGAP, encoded by the coding sequence atggataagttatttgaaaagacttggccttacttgGCCCTCACAGCTCTCTGCGGAGTCGCCGTGCTCCGTGAAGCCTCCGGGAATCATCTTGGGTACATCTTCCCTGGAGTCAACCGTGATGGTCAGGACAACGTCTTCTGGATCGACATTTTCCTTCTCTTTGTTGGACTTGGAGCAGTTCTTTTATTTGATCTGAGACAACGAAAGCGACGAAagactgatgaagaagaagaaggagacttgAAGAAAAGCATTCCGGAGCTCTGTGTCACACTTAAAGAGCAAGTAAAGGATCTGGATGTGATTGTCGTTAATATGACAAAGATTCAGGAGCTGGAGCGCAAGTTGAAAGAAACAGAGgatttgaagaagaaagaagagttgGGGAATGTCTTAAGATTTACAAAGAAGCAGTTGGAGAATCAGGCCTTGGAAGACAAGATCCGGTGCCTCGAGGATCAGAAGAATCTTTTGGAAAAGCAGATGGCGGCTTATGAAAGGTCTAAAGCTGAACTGGAAGAAAAGCTCCTTCAGgtcaaagaagaaaacaaagacctGAAGAAAACTGCTGATGAAGTCGCCCAAAGAAATGATGACTTGAATAACCAGGTGATGAGTCTGACAGCTCACTTGGCTAAGTGCAATTGCCGGCTCGTTCAGCTACAGACTGATGCAGATGAGATGCACAAGAATCTGTGTAAAGTGACTGAAGAAATGATGAAGATGGAAAAACACATCAAGGCACAAGCCGAGACAATCAACCGATTCAAGAATGACAAAGCAGAGATGCAGCTTAAACTTCAAGATCTACAAAAAGAAGTAAGATTCCTTTCTCAAGCGAAACAAAATCTGGATTGCCAGCTTCAAGAAAAAGACACCGGACTCCGGGATCAGAATGCGTTGCTGCAAGAGAGAGACGCTCGTCTTCAGGAGATGACCAAGAAAGCCAACGCCATCGATGGAGAAAATAATCGACTGCAAGATGAGCTGCAGCAGCTACAACGAGAGAAGGAACAGTGTCTCCGTGACCTTGAGAACgtcaagatgcagaagaaacaacaagaggaaacAAACTCAAGACTCCAACAACAAATCTCTCTTCTCATGAGATGGCGCGATGGTGTGGCCTTTGGCCTGAGGAAAACTGACGACCAGCTCGCCAATGGGGCTCCATAG